The following proteins come from a genomic window of Alosa alosa isolate M-15738 ecotype Scorff River chromosome 2, AALO_Geno_1.1, whole genome shotgun sequence:
- the pld2 gene encoding phospholipase D2 encodes MTEEMPTLHGTERRRASSKPKYLEDYLNGLLENAFCKNYHGMLEFLAVSQLSFVKDLGLKGLEGLIQKRSGGHRIQGLNCIGHHQVCVRWSRRWLVVKDSFLLYMKRDSGVISFVLLFDPELRVNVGRAYTETQHGVCIETFTRKLVIKCNTYRQAQWWSHEIKRLSEASDFLQLHRFQSFAPPRPNTLTKWYVNGSHYFSDVADALEQAKEEIFITDWWLSPEVFLKRPATGDYWRLDTILKRKAEQGVKVCVLLYKEVELALAINSGYSKRTLMSLHPNIKVMRHPDHVASVVFLWAHHEKMVAIDQSVAFMGGLDLCFGRWDDRCYRLTDLHSPPVAYDTTDGGAETDADGTDESAAPLAEESEPVPEGELNLKNNTRYWLGKDYSNFYKKDWTQLDCPFDDHIDRSQVPRVPWRDLAAAHHGKAARDLARHFIQRWNFTKIFNKHNDDFYPYLLPKSHITAESLPFTVPGSGNASVQVLRSVDRWSVGTCECSIMNAYVDTIKNSQHYIYIENQFFISCADRKSVHNGIGDAIVERILRAHKEQKKYRVFVVVPILPGFEGDITQGGGNSIQTILHFTYRTMNRGECSILHRLKEQMQKGEWTEYISLCGLRKHDMLCQSPVTELVYVHSKALIADDRRYIIGSANINDRSMLGSRDSELAILVEDEERVPSVMNGEEYEAGPLTLALRKECFRVLLGAESDPSVVIDDPVSDEFFYAMWNSIARENAAIFEKVFRCLPSDSIRSMAALSAHVTTGGMIETDPEAAAEELKAIRGILVHFPLHFLCDEYLLPPLNSKEGIVPVEVWT; translated from the exons ATGACTGAGGAGATGCCCACATTGCAtggaacagagaggaggagagcctcCAGCAAACCT aaaTACTTGGAGGACTATCTGAATGGCCTTCTAGAAAATGCTTTCTGTAAAAACTATCACGGTATG TTGGAGTTTCTCGCTGTCAGCCAACTGTCCTTTGTCAAAGATCTTGGGCTTAAAGGACT GGAGGGCTTAATTCAGAAAAGGTCAGGAGGTCACCGGATCCAGGGCCTGAACTGCATCGGTCATCACCAAGTTTGTGTCCGTTGGTCACGCCGCTGGCTGGTGGTCAAGGACTCCTTCCTCCTCTACATGAAACGTGACTCGGGGGTCATCTCTTTCGTACTCCTGTTCGACCCGGAGCTGAGGGTCAACGTGGGCCGCGCCTATACGGAAACCCAGCATGGCGTGTGCATCGAGACCTTCACCCG GAAGCTGGTCATTAAGtgcaacacatacagacaggcccAGTGGTGGAGCCACGAGATCAAACGCCTGTCAGAGGCCAGTGACTTCCTGCAGCTGCACCGCTTCCAGAGCTTTGCCCCGCCCCGCCCCAACACCCTCACCAAGTG GTATGTCAATGGGAGCCACTACTTTTCCGATGTAGCAGATGCTCTCGAACAGGCGAAGGAGGAGATCTTCATTACTGACTGGTG GCTCAGTCCAGAGGTCTTCCTGAAGCGGCCTGCCACTGGTGACTACTGGCGCCTGGACACTATCCTCAAACGCAAAGCA GAGCAAggggtgaaagtgtgtgtgctgctgtacaAAGAGGTGGAACTGGCCTTGGCTATCAACAGTGGCTACAGCAAGAGAACTCTGATGAGCTTGCATCCAAACATCaag GTGATGAGGCATCCAGACCACGTGGCATCCGTGGTGTTCCTGTGGGCTCATCATGAGAAGATGGTGGCCATCGACCAATCAGTCGCCTTCATGGGTGGGCTTGACCTCTGCTTCGGGAGATGGGACGACAGGTGCTATAGGCTGACAGATCTGCACTCTCCACCGGTAGCCTATGACACAACAGATGGTGGAGCAGAG ACGGATGCGGATGGGACTGACGAGTCTGCCGCCCCTCTCGCAGAAGAGTCCGAGCCGGTACCCGAAGGGGAGCTTAACCTGAAAAACAACACACGCTATTGGCTTGGCAAAGACTACAGCAATTTCTACAAGAAGGATTGGACCCAGCTGGACTGCCCTTTTGATG ACCATATCGATCGGAGCCAGGTTCCCCGGGTCCCTTGGCGTGACCTGGCCGCAGCACATCACGGAAAGGCTGCCCGAGACCTGGCACGCCACTTCATTCAGCGCTGGAACTTCACAAAG ATATTTAATAAGCATAACGATGACTTCTACCCTTACCTGCTGCCAAAGTCCCACATCACTGCAGAGAGTCTGCCTTTTACAGTGCCCGGATCAGGCAACGCCTCAGTGCAG GTGCTACGCTCGGTAGACCGCTGGTCAGTTGGTACCTGTGAGTGCTCGATCATGAATGCATACGTGGACACCATCAAGAACAGCCAGCACTACATCTACATCGAG AATCAGTTCTTCATCAGCTGTGCGGACAGGAAGAGTGTACATAATGGCATAGGTGATGCCATTGTTGAGAGGATTCTTCGTGCACACAA AGAGCAGAAGAAGTATCGGGTGTTTGTGGTGGTGCCCATCCTACCGGGTTTTGAAGGAGACATTACCCAGGGCGGAGGCAACTCTATCCAGACCATACTGCATTTTACATACAG GACTATGAATCGTGGAGAATGTTCCATTCTGCACAGGCTGAAAGAACAAA TGCAGAAGGGGGAGTGGACAGAGTACATCTCCCTGTGTGGCCTGCGCAAGCATGACATGCTGTGCCAGTCTCCAGTCACTGAGCTCGTCTATGTCCACAGCAAGGCCCTGATCGCTGATGACCGCCGCTACATTATCG GGTCGGCCAACATCAACGACAGGAGCATGCTGGGTAGTCGTGACAGTGAGCTGGCCATCCTGGTGGAGGATGAGGAGCGCGTGCCTTCTGTCATGAACGGAGAGGAGTACGAGGCTGGCCCTCTGACCCTGGCCCTGCGCAAAGAGTGCTTCAG GGTTCTCCTGGGGGCGGAGTCTGATCCCTCCGTCGTCATCGATGACCCAGTCAGCGATGAGTTCTTCTATGCAATGTGGAACAGTATTGCCAGAGAAAatgctgccatctttgagaAG GTTTTCCGCTGCCTGCCCTCGGACTCCATCCGCAGCATGGCGGCCCTCTCGGCGCACGTCACCACGGGGGGCATGATCGAGACGGACCCCGAGGCGGCCGCTGAGGAGCTGAAGGCCATCCGCGGCATACTCGTCCACTTCCCCTTGCACTTCCTGTGCGACGAGTACCTGCTCCCCCCACTCAACAGCAAAGAGGGCATCGTGCCTGTGGAAGTGTGGACATAG
- the chrne gene encoding acetylcholine receptor subunit epsilon, with protein sequence MDSDSWASEARASGIRGEERLGNNFSLSLSLRLPKPDARVQGANTAEMSSTRSVWMCALALAIVLVFSGQVVKGNEEAQLIKQIFSKYNKNIRPAENPVDKVEVMLKLTLTNLISLNEKEETLTTSVWIELQWTDYRLSWNTTDHHGIEVIRVPYSMVWLPDIGLENNIDGKFDVAYYANVLIYSSGYMYWLPPAIYRSTCAIEITYFPFDYQNCTLIFRSQTYSASEVDLKLAIDDETSDPIEWVVIDPEAFTENGEWAIKHKPARKIINKSYTPDDLEYQEIFFNLIIQRKPLFYIINMILPCSLISSLVLLAFFLPAQAGGQKLTVSISVLLAQTVFLILIAQKIPETSLSVPLIGKYLIFVMSVTTIIVTNMIIVLNFSLRTPSTHTMSRSIRHLFLQVVPRYLGMDPLVDDGEGDRDAEGTRERRRSSFGLMQRAEEYVLRQPRSEMMFDRLRERHGLVHSIVDDIDVGTTATLYKSLAEAAPEIKECVDACNFIAESTKQQNDVGSEVESWVLIGKMIDKVCFWAALLLFTIGTVAIFLMGHFNQAPEFPFPGESKRYSPS encoded by the exons ATGGACAGTGACAGCTGGGCGAGCGAGGCGAGAGCCAGCGGGATAAGGGGAGAGGAGCGACTCGGAAATAACTTctcgctttctctttctctccgacTACCAAAGCCAGACGCCCGTGTGCAAGGAGCAAACACGGCAGAGATGTCGTCGACCCGGTCCGTTTGGATGTGCGCGCTTGCGCTGGCCATTGTGCTGGTGTTCTCTGGACAAG ttgtGAAAGGGAATGAAGAAGCACAGCTAATCAAACAAATCTTTTCAAAGTACAACAAGAACATCCGCCCTGCAGAGAACCCCGTAGATAAGGTGGAGGTGATGCTCAAACTGACTCTCACCAACCTCATTTCCTTG AATGAAAAAGAAGAGACTCTCACAACCAGTGTTTGGATTGAACTA CAATGGACAGATTATCGTCTGTCGTGGAACACCACTGACCACCATGGCATTGAGGTGATCCGCGTCCCCTACAGCATGGTGTGGCTTCCTGACATTGGCCTGGAGAACAA CATTGATGGGAAGTTTGATGTAGCATACTATGCTAACGTACTCATCTACTCAAGTGGATATATGTACTGGCTCCCCCCTGCCATCTACCGAAGCACCTGCGCCATCGAGATCACCTACTTTCCCTTCGACTACCAGAACTGCACACTTATCTTCAG GTCTCAAACCTACAGCGCTAGTGAAGTGGACCTCAAGCTGGCTATCGATGACGAGACGTCGGATCCCATTGAGTGGGTGGTTATTGACCCTGAGGCTTTTACTG AGAATGGAGAGTGGGCGATCAAACATAAACCAGCTCGAAAGATCATCAACAAGAGCTACACGCCAGATGACCTGGAATACCAAGAGATCTTCTTCAATCTGATCATCCAAAGGAAGCCACTTTTCTACATCATCAATATGATTCTCCCCTGCTCGCTCATTTCCTCTCTGGTCCTGCTGGCCTTCTTCCTCCCTGCCcagg ctggTGGACAGAAGTTGACCGTATCCATCTCTGTGCTGCTGGCCCAGACTGTGTTCCTCATTCTTATTGCTCAGAAGATTCCGGAGACGTCACTGTCCGTTCCTCTTATTGGAAA GTACCTGATCTTCGTAatgtcagtgaccaccatcatCGTCACAAATATGATTATTGTGCTCAACTTCTCCCTCCGCACACCCAGCACCCACACCATGTCCCGCTCCATTAGACAT cTCTTCCTGCAGGTTGTCCCTCGTTACCTGGGCATGGACCCCCTGGTGGACGATGGGGAGGGCGACCGAGATGCGGAGGGCACCAGGGAGCGGCGGCGGAGCTCCTTCGGCCTGATGCAGCGGGCGGAGGAGTACGTGCTGAGGCAGCCGCGCAGTGAGATGATGTTCGACCGACTGCGAGAGCGCCATGGCCTAGTTCACTCCATTG TGGATGATATTGATGTAGGCACCACAGCCACCCTTTACAAGAGCCTGGCCGAAGCAGCACCAGAGATAAAGGAATGTGTGGATGCCTGTAACTTCATTGCAGAAAGCACCAAGCAGCAGAATGACGTTGGATCC GAGGTGGAAAGCTGGGTGCTGATTGGGAAGATGATTGATAAGGTGTGCTTCTGGGCAGCTCTCTTGCTCTTCACTATTGGGACAGTGGCAATCTTCCTCATGGGACATTTCAACCAAGCTCCTGAATTTCCTTTCCCTGGGGAAAGCAAGCGATACAGTCCCTCTTAG